In one Janibacter cremeus genomic region, the following are encoded:
- the hisG gene encoding ATP phosphoribosyltransferase produces MRIAVPNKGSLSEPAVEMLREAGYRVRRDSKELVVADPDNDVEFFYLRPRDVALYVGKGQVDAGITGRDLLLDSGSAATEVMGLGFAGSTFRFAGRPGEASTAADLDGRRVATSYAGLVRDHLAAKGISTEVVRLDGAVETAITLGVADAIADVVETGTTLRQQGLEVFGEPILRSEAVLIRRSDASEVGIDVLHRRIKGVVTAREYVLLDYDCPADLVSRAVELTPGLESPTVSTLHDETWCAVRSMVPRGQTNRIMDELYDLGARAILVTEISACRL; encoded by the coding sequence GTGCGTATCGCCGTGCCCAACAAGGGCTCCCTGTCCGAACCCGCCGTGGAGATGCTCCGCGAGGCGGGCTACCGGGTCCGTCGCGACAGCAAGGAGCTCGTCGTCGCCGACCCCGACAACGACGTCGAGTTCTTCTACCTGCGCCCCCGTGACGTCGCCCTCTACGTCGGCAAGGGGCAGGTCGATGCCGGGATCACCGGGCGTGACCTGCTCCTCGACTCCGGCTCGGCCGCGACCGAGGTCATGGGCCTGGGCTTCGCCGGGTCGACCTTCCGTTTCGCCGGCCGTCCCGGTGAGGCCAGCACCGCGGCCGACCTCGACGGTCGCCGGGTGGCCACCTCCTACGCGGGCCTCGTGCGCGACCACCTCGCGGCGAAGGGGATCTCCACCGAGGTCGTGCGCCTGGACGGAGCGGTCGAGACCGCGATCACCCTCGGGGTCGCCGACGCCATCGCCGACGTCGTCGAGACCGGCACCACCCTGCGGCAGCAGGGACTGGAGGTCTTCGGCGAGCCGATCCTGCGCAGCGAGGCCGTGCTCATCCGGCGGTCCGACGCCAGCGAGGTCGGGATCGACGTGCTGCACCGGCGCATCAAGGGCGTCGTCACGGCCCGGGAGTACGTGCTGCTCGACTACGACTGCCCGGCCGACCTCGTCTCCCGGGCGGTGGAGCTGACTCCCGGGCTGGAGTCGCCGACCGTCAGCACCCTGCACGACGAGACGTGGTGCGCGGTGCGCTCCATGGTCCCGCGCGGGCAGACCAACCGGATCATGGACGAGCTGTACGACCTCGGGGCACGGGCGATCCTCGTCACGGAGATCTCGGCGTGCCGCCTGTGA
- the hisI gene encoding phosphoribosyl-AMP cyclohydrolase, with the protein MAGVSTPSSPLPAEVAARLTRDSAGLVAAIIQQHDTGEVLMLGWMDDEALHRTLTSGRVTFWSRSRQEYWRKGDTSGHTQHVRSVALDCDGDALLVRVDQVGAACHTGRRTCFDAGDLGADPGERP; encoded by the coding sequence ATGGCAGGCGTGTCCACCCCTTCCTCGCCCCTGCCCGCCGAGGTCGCGGCGCGCCTGACCCGTGACTCCGCCGGACTCGTCGCGGCCATCATCCAGCAGCACGACACCGGTGAGGTGCTGATGCTCGGATGGATGGACGACGAGGCGCTGCACCGCACACTGACGTCCGGCCGGGTGACCTTCTGGTCCCGCAGCCGCCAGGAGTACTGGCGCAAGGGCGACACCTCGGGCCACACGCAGCACGTCCGATCGGTCGCCCTCGACTGCGACGGTGACGCACTCCTCGTCCGCGTCGACCAGGTCGGCGCTGCCTGCCACACGGGCCGGCGCACCTGCTTCGACGCGGGAGATCTCGGGGCGGACCCGGGAGAGCGGCCATGA
- a CDS encoding anthranilate synthase component I, producing the protein MSAPRTEIPDLAPGRTWPDLDAFTVLARDRRVVPVVRRLIADGETPVGVYRKLGGGAPGTFLLESAEHGGVWSRWSIVGAQSRATLTEQDGRAHWIGEPPVGVPTDGDPTAALRATLEALSTDPVDGLPPFTSGMVGAVSYDAVRRWEKVPSELPDVLGIPELGLVLATDVAVLDHSDGSLLLVANAINYDDTDQRVEEAWRDAVARIDAMAERLAEPAESTVATVDHEVAARARTEVESDVSVERFEEIVEEAKEDIRAGEVFQVVLSQRFSTPCPVDGLDVYRALRRSNPSPYMYFVRLPHPDGSTYDVVGSSPEALVKVTGRRAITHPIAGTRPRGKTPEQDLRLEEDLIGDPKERSEHVMLVDLGRNDLQKVCAAGTVDCVEFMNLRRYSHVIHLESTLVGEMAKGVSAFDVLVATFPAGTLSGAPKPRALQLIEKYERSRRGVYGGVVGYLDFHGDMDMAIAIRTALIKDGVAHVQAGAGIVADSVPVLEQEETVHKAGSALAAVAAARAMRPVRRSTR; encoded by the coding sequence ATGAGTGCGCCCCGCACCGAGATCCCCGACCTCGCCCCGGGCCGGACCTGGCCCGACCTGGACGCCTTCACCGTCCTCGCCCGTGACCGGCGGGTGGTGCCGGTCGTGCGCCGACTCATCGCCGACGGCGAGACACCGGTCGGCGTCTACCGCAAGCTCGGTGGCGGCGCGCCGGGGACCTTCCTGCTCGAGTCGGCCGAGCACGGTGGGGTGTGGTCGCGCTGGTCGATCGTCGGTGCGCAGAGCCGCGCGACGCTCACCGAGCAGGACGGTCGGGCCCACTGGATCGGCGAGCCGCCCGTCGGGGTCCCGACCGACGGTGATCCGACCGCCGCCCTGCGCGCCACCCTCGAGGCTCTCTCCACCGACCCCGTCGACGGCCTGCCACCCTTCACCAGCGGGATGGTCGGCGCGGTCTCCTACGACGCGGTCCGCCGGTGGGAGAAGGTCCCCAGCGAGCTGCCCGACGTCCTCGGGATCCCGGAGCTCGGTCTGGTGCTTGCCACGGACGTGGCCGTGCTCGACCACAGCGACGGCTCGCTGCTGCTCGTGGCCAACGCGATCAACTACGACGACACCGACCAGCGCGTCGAGGAGGCCTGGCGGGACGCGGTGGCCCGTATCGACGCGATGGCCGAGCGTCTCGCGGAGCCGGCGGAGAGCACCGTCGCGACGGTCGACCACGAGGTGGCGGCGCGTGCCCGCACCGAGGTCGAGAGCGACGTCAGCGTCGAGCGCTTCGAGGAGATCGTCGAGGAGGCCAAGGAGGACATCCGGGCCGGTGAGGTCTTCCAGGTCGTCCTCTCGCAGCGCTTCTCCACCCCGTGCCCCGTCGACGGGCTCGACGTCTACCGGGCGCTGCGGCGCTCCAACCCGAGCCCGTACATGTACTTCGTGCGGCTGCCGCACCCGGACGGGTCCACCTACGACGTCGTCGGCTCCTCGCCCGAGGCGCTGGTGAAGGTGACCGGACGACGGGCGATCACCCATCCGATCGCCGGGACCCGCCCCCGCGGGAAGACGCCCGAGCAGGACCTCCGGCTCGAGGAGGACCTCATCGGCGACCCCAAGGAGCGCTCCGAGCACGTCATGCTCGTCGACCTGGGCCGCAACGACCTGCAGAAGGTGTGCGCCGCGGGCACCGTCGACTGCGTCGAGTTCATGAACCTGCGCCGCTACAGCCACGTGATCCACCTCGAGTCCACCCTCGTCGGCGAGATGGCGAAGGGGGTGTCGGCCTTCGACGTCCTCGTCGCCACCTTCCCCGCCGGGACCCTGTCCGGGGCGCCGAAGCCCCGGGCGCTCCAGCTGATCGAGAAGTACGAGCGCAGTCGACGGGGCGTCTACGGCGGAGTGGTCGGCTACCTCGACTTCCACGGTGACATGGACATGGCGATCGCCATCCGCACCGCCCTGATCAAGGACGGCGTCGCGCACGTGCAGGCCGGCGCCGGGATCGTCGCGGACTCCGTCCCGGTGCTGGAGCAGGAGGAGACGGTGCACAAGGCCGGCTCGGCCCTGGCCGCGGTCGCCGCCGCCCGTGCGATGCGTCCCGTCCGCAGGTCGACCCGATGA
- the hisF gene encoding imidazole glycerol phosphate synthase subunit HisF → MSLAVRVIPCLDVDAGRVVKGVNFENLRDAGDPVELARRYGREGADELTFLDVTASSGDRSTTYDVVTRTAEEVFIPLTVGGGVRTVEDVDRLLRCGADKVGVNTAAIARPELISEVADRFGAQVLVLSADVRRRRAADGSLGEGFEVTTHGGRRGTGIDAVEWCARAAELGAGEILLNSMDADGTKAGFDLELIAAVRPEVTIPVVASGGAGTAEHFPPAVDAGADAVLAASIFHFGEVTIGAVKDALAAAGHPVRRGDAGDREDSA, encoded by the coding sequence GTGTCCCTCGCCGTACGTGTCATCCCCTGCCTCGACGTCGACGCCGGACGGGTCGTCAAGGGCGTCAACTTCGAGAACCTCCGCGATGCCGGCGACCCGGTCGAGCTCGCCCGCCGGTACGGCCGGGAGGGGGCGGACGAGCTGACCTTCCTCGACGTCACCGCCAGCAGCGGCGACCGGTCGACCACCTACGACGTGGTCACCCGCACCGCCGAGGAGGTCTTCATCCCGTTGACCGTCGGCGGAGGCGTGCGCACCGTCGAGGACGTGGACCGTCTGCTGCGCTGCGGCGCGGACAAGGTCGGCGTCAACACCGCCGCGATCGCCCGCCCCGAGCTGATCAGCGAGGTCGCCGACCGGTTCGGCGCCCAGGTGCTCGTCCTCTCCGCAGACGTGCGTCGCCGCCGCGCCGCGGACGGCTCCCTCGGGGAGGGGTTCGAGGTGACGACCCACGGGGGTCGCCGCGGCACGGGGATCGATGCGGTCGAGTGGTGTGCCCGGGCCGCCGAGCTCGGCGCCGGTGAGATCCTCCTGAACTCGATGGACGCGGACGGCACGAAGGCCGGCTTCGACCTCGAGCTGATCGCCGCGGTCCGTCCCGAGGTCACCATCCCGGTGGTCGCCAGCGGGGGAGCGGGGACCGCGGAGCACTTCCCGCCGGCGGTCGACGCCGGAGCCGATGCCGTGCTCGCGGCGAGCATCTTCCACTTCGGCGAGGTGACGATCGGGGCGGTCAAGGACGCCCTGGCCGCCGCGGGCCACCCCGTCCGGCGCGGTGACGCCGGTGACCGGGAGGACAGCGCCTAG
- a CDS encoding PH domain-containing protein → MPPVTEMDRSSAPTFRPVRGRIVPIVIGVAILVGALALAVLLPERYGPMDRFTSAGIGVATAAFMHRYATIHARPDADGLWVRNLGPGEHVPWEDIVAVRFSQGMPWVRLDLADGTEMAVMAIQRADGPRSLEAAQQLADLVGR, encoded by the coding sequence GTGCCGCCTGTGACGGAGATGGACCGTTCGTCCGCGCCGACCTTCCGTCCCGTCCGGGGACGCATCGTGCCCATCGTCATCGGGGTGGCGATCCTCGTCGGGGCCCTCGCGCTGGCCGTCCTCCTGCCCGAGCGCTACGGCCCCATGGACCGGTTCACCAGTGCCGGGATCGGTGTGGCGACCGCTGCCTTCATGCACCGCTACGCCACGATCCACGCCCGGCCGGACGCCGACGGGCTGTGGGTGCGCAACCTCGGGCCCGGGGAGCACGTGCCGTGGGAGGACATCGTCGCGGTGCGCTTCTCGCAGGGCATGCCGTGGGTGCGGCTCGATCTCGCCGACGGCACGGAGATGGCCGTCATGGCCATCCAGCGGGCCGACGGACCGCGCTCCCTCGAGGCCGCGCAGCAGCTGGCCGACCTCGTGGGGCGCTGA
- a CDS encoding Trp biosynthesis-associated membrane protein: MSMLTRKPVVVLLAIAAGIIMLAAGRAVWITGTVDGVAGPAQATAVGTDAAPGLAGLALVAMAAAVAAATSGRIARWVSILAMVGVGAGVIALSVRAVLSAPEVLGTVAAEGSGTTGTLEATGSANVWPWVAVVGAVLLLVAAGGAVRGGGRWGALGGKYERSTGDGTTEVGGARGERVDSDWDRVTRGDDPSVD, translated from the coding sequence ATGAGCATGCTGACGCGCAAGCCCGTCGTGGTGCTGCTCGCGATCGCCGCCGGGATCATCATGCTGGCGGCTGGGCGGGCCGTGTGGATCACCGGGACCGTCGACGGTGTCGCCGGTCCCGCGCAGGCCACGGCGGTCGGAACCGACGCCGCTCCGGGGCTGGCCGGGCTGGCGCTGGTCGCGATGGCGGCCGCCGTCGCCGCGGCGACCTCCGGGCGGATCGCCCGGTGGGTCAGCATCCTGGCCATGGTCGGGGTCGGGGCCGGGGTCATCGCCCTCTCGGTGCGGGCCGTCCTCAGCGCGCCGGAGGTGCTCGGGACCGTCGCGGCCGAGGGCTCGGGCACGACGGGCACCCTCGAGGCGACCGGATCGGCCAACGTCTGGCCGTGGGTCGCCGTCGTCGGCGCGGTGCTGCTCCTCGTCGCCGCGGGCGGTGCTGTCCGCGGCGGTGGCCGGTGGGGCGCACTCGGGGGGAAGTACGAGCGTTCGACCGGTGACGGCACCACGGAGGTCGGCGGCGCGCGCGGCGAGCGCGTCGACTCCGACTGGGACCGGGTCACGCGCGGGGACGACCCGAGCGTCGACTAG
- a CDS encoding TIGR03085 family metal-binding protein yields the protein MIRHASIERAALCDTFLEVGPDAPTLCGDWTSGDLLAHLLVREGRPDASAGIYVPALAGRAEKAMARLRAEHDHEALVERLRQGPPAWHPTRVAAVDEKVNLVEFFVHHEDVLRAGLGAPRRSLSAEHIAALGDQLAVMGRMLFRRTRGVRVELVTAKRHTRIGSGDGPVVQIHGRPGEILLFGFGRRDVAEVELIGPPEAVETVRTTDYGL from the coding sequence ATGATCCGCCATGCCAGCATCGAGCGAGCCGCCCTGTGCGACACCTTCCTCGAGGTCGGGCCCGATGCGCCCACGCTCTGCGGTGACTGGACCAGCGGAGACCTGCTCGCCCACCTCCTCGTGCGTGAGGGCCGCCCCGATGCCTCCGCGGGCATCTACGTCCCCGCCCTGGCGGGCCGGGCCGAGAAGGCCATGGCCCGCCTGCGGGCCGAGCACGACCACGAGGCGCTCGTCGAGCGACTGCGCCAGGGCCCACCGGCGTGGCACCCGACGCGCGTCGCCGCGGTGGACGAGAAGGTCAACCTCGTGGAGTTCTTCGTCCACCACGAGGACGTCCTGCGGGCAGGTCTCGGCGCGCCCCGGCGCTCGTTGAGCGCCGAGCACATCGCGGCCCTGGGGGACCAGCTCGCGGTGATGGGCAGGATGCTCTTCCGCCGCACGCGTGGGGTCCGGGTCGAGCTCGTCACCGCCAAGCGCCACACGCGGATCGGCTCCGGTGACGGACCGGTGGTCCAGATCCACGGGCGTCCGGGCGAGATCCTGCTGTTCGGCTTCGGCCGGCGGGACGTCGCCGAGGTCGAGCTGATCGGCCCACCGGAGGCCGTCGAGACGGTCCGGACGACCGACTACGGCCTCTAG
- a CDS encoding phosphoribosyl-ATP diphosphatase — protein MKTFETLFAELTQKAAERPEGSGTVAQLDAGTHAIGKKIVEEAAEVWMAAEYESKEELAEEISQLLYHLQVLMIDGGLTPDDVYTHL, from the coding sequence GTGAAGACCTTCGAGACCCTCTTCGCCGAACTCACCCAGAAGGCCGCCGAGCGGCCCGAGGGCTCGGGCACCGTCGCCCAGCTCGACGCCGGCACCCACGCGATCGGCAAGAAGATCGTCGAGGAGGCCGCCGAGGTGTGGATGGCCGCGGAGTACGAGAGCAAGGAGGAGCTGGCCGAGGAGATCAGCCAGCTCCTCTACCACCTGCAGGTGCTGATGATCGACGGTGGCCTGACCCCCGACGACGTCTACACCCACCTCTGA